TTTGaatggacccaaataaaacctatcacttTATGAAAATTTTATTTGACAACCAAAACCACATATATATATCCAAACATATGGGCTACTATAAACATCTAAGCCCAACTGCAAAAAATCATATATAGTTCACAGATATGTCACATAATTGAATATCTTAATCATGTTACTAAATGAGCAATATCTGTGTgtttatgcaaaaatatcacagtTTATCACATTTGCAAAAACACCACAATTAATTAATCTAGAATTTAtctacacaaaattcataattaattacaattttgtaaaatagttaagtcaatttaaataaaatccaCCAACAATTAACTAAgttaattttgattttatttatcaacaattaactcaattatgttattttaggaaatatattaaatttaatatcTATGAGATATTTGATTTTATAGAATAATTGCACAAAAAATCTAATAGAtattaataaaactaatttatatttttatgaaaaaataattaattttttattattatgataaccaaaatatcataaaaatttatattttcaaattcaaccaaaatatctagatattaccataactttaaaaatcaatatctaatttcaaaataaaaacaaccAATTTTATCATTATGGttataaaagaagatattttgacaatttgaattaatttaacaaaataaattaataaaaagataataattaaaattaacatatttttggaaaaaaataatttttttttgtgtggaAAAAGCTTGTGCCGCCGTACGAGCCCAGGGTCCCCGATGACTTTTTACTGTGTGCCCAGCACACAAACTGCCCAATCAGTCcccgttttttttttaaaattctatgTAGTTTTTCTATCCTCAAACCAACAAAAAAAATGCAACAAATACACATAAACACAATATGCTTCATCCTAAAACAAAATCCAATCAATTATGCTAAAAATATCTCAAAATTCATTAAAcatattcatgcatgaaaatattgattaccaAGACTCTGAGGTTAGTTGTTAGGAATATATTTTACAgaatcataaatattttcatgtatgtgtcctatattaaaaaaattaacatataaaacaacctagaaacatatttttaatgaatttcataaagtaaatcaaataacagagtttaagaatcttaATTTTTTGCAGTGGATATTGAGAATCCttcattcactctctctaacccTCGTTCCTTTCTATTGCATAATAATAACAAGAGAGTGAACTGGATCTTCAATAACCTAGACTAGGGTGAatattctcaacatatgagatgggaAAATTATTGAGAAGAAGAGTGTAGTGCTGGGCAGCCACAATAGGTCTCTTTTGAGTCTAGGTTTTTGCTTTTTCACACTTACTTGACAACCCTAGACTTaagtccctatttatagcaacattttaggattaatttaatttaattaaataattaaaataatagcttaAATATCCATATATGgcttaatattagatgttttgctAAGCCTTGAGATTTttccatttttaaattcaaagcataaaagtcttttaaatttatactattattttctataattatataataaaacaaaatatttattaattaattaaataatatatattatcaacAAATTTTGTTATATACGAAATTTGTTTTActaaaactttatatatataattaaaattatatttaaacaataattaattaattaattaaatcatttattcaaattaactaattataatttgaaccttgatttaataccatttatcaatttgacacaaatttaattaataaatttgcccaaaattctcttttttttctctaaatttcACATCTTAGTGAAATTGTTCAaaattgacacaaaacaattttgacaatcctaattgataattaaatcaattaattgagactatatagaTAATTTAATCAAAGACATTGTGGGGACCATGACCCATGAatttaagctccaataagttaccgtaaaattattatagaataatttcactaccttattaattcctcgtaactccattaaagactcggaattgcactcttgaactcatagaacgctttacacttaaagtaaatatgttatccattgttacaaccataatttgctattcaatcctctataaatgATTTATAACTAAGACAGGTACAAATTACAATTTTactttttattgtattttatccttaaataccactaaaTTCCTTGTAaataggggtgttcataaaaccgcccacACTGCACAAACCGCCTACACCACACCCCACCACATTGCAATTTGTGATTTAGAACCCTTCGcgttgcggtttgtatttttgccaaaccgcgCGGTACGATGCGgtttgcggttttaaattttataaatgtggttcaaaccacaccgcaccgcatcattatatatattaacttttttatattattttttaaaattttactacatttaaagttaatgcataaatatttatatagtataatataatatacacaatatctagaaaaaatatataatgtttcataggatgctaacacatattctacttcaatataaatatattcctccttaattaaaataataattaattttatattacattttttatttgttattagtatgttatatttttattgttttgcttaaagtttattagcttgttatacatttaattattttgttaaacactgtatggttatgagatttattatgaatctttcttaattataatatttaattgttaaattatttcgCGATATGTataaaccgcccacaccgcaccgcaccacactgCATTTTTGCGGTGCGGTTTATGCAGTTTGAGGTTTATGCGGTGCAGGTTGCGGTTTGAAAAATTGTTCAAAGCGCATATGCggtgcggtccaaaaaattagagaaaaaccgcaccACCCGCACCACGAATACTCctacttgtaaatgatatttctgtgaactttaatcacagaaatgagtactcaatcatttaactcgttgaaccaggttataaggtgatcatcatttcacttcttgctaGAAGCTATTGATGTTCATATCTaagattaacactcccactcaattatactaccaagtccccaagatgtaagtatgggctagtccgtaggataagctggtaacgaacaaatcaaatgacttgaataatacaatcaattagaatactaaccactccgaattatgattgaattgacatatagtcaactttatgatatgactatattagataataacggtacatttacttatctatctaaagtcaatattGGTCtaatccaatgtaacaaatacatccgatcttatctactttgctaatgttctggcaATAaatagatcatattgtagattgacaagtcagtgtaaatcttgtctactgactaatcttaggactaacttattttgaacatataatcatatttatattccactatgattacgtcactataaatatgattagctagaTGCAatggatttaataaaagtttatattaaacaaataatcatgaaaataaaatatgtgaacaaagggattgatcaagtcaaaaataatttctattcttttattgataataaaatgagattacaaataaatttagttttaattagggcataaaaccccaacaaccgCATCCTTGAAACAACAACCATTCAACTATAGTATCAAGTGAAATAATGTGAAATAATGCTATTTGCCACTGAAAATAGTAGATGACAACAATCTTTTTATTTACATGCAACTGAAATTGATACGCTGAAATGAAAAACTACAATTAAACAACAtcaaaaagcaaaaaaaaaaaaaaaaagtcaactaACACAAATGTAATATGCATAAAAACAACATTAAGACAACTAACAAACAACATAACATAAATTTAAAAGCAACAACATGAGAGTCAGAGCTTTATTTGTGAATGGAGAGTTAGAACTTGATCTTGACCGAGAAGTAACCGTTATGAAATGAAGAATatgagattaaaaaaaatatattaatctcTAAAAAAAAGATGGAGAATATGAATAGAAAAGAATATAGTGAAGATAAATAGAAACTAAAATGAGTATTGTGTATTGGTTAACATGtaagaaaaaaaaagacaatGATTAAAATGTGTAAAAACAAGTGGGTAGGGTGTCAAAAACTTATCACTTACCAACTATTGCATATTTAtcatcttttatttttattaaattgtgGGGCTATCCTATTTCGGATGCTAGATaaaatgatataaacatattttAGCTATTTGCATTTGTCTTTTGTGTGAGtgattagaagaagaaaaaaagtgaGTCAttgggaaaggaaaaaaaattatgaaaatgtgaGTTGAGAAATAAGTACACAGTGTTAgaaatgagaaataaataaaaaaaaatcaaaaggcTTAATAATGATGTTGACGTAAGCGAAGAGACTCGGGAGTGTACAAATAATATTTGTGGAATATTTAAACTTATATAAATGTGTACAAATTATTTGAGAATAGTAAAACAATTGAGAATACCGCCAATTTGTATTTTTGTAAGAATAGTGCTAATTTTAGCACTTTGTGGAAAATTCTCAATTTtttatttacataatttttttcatgtatataacataaatataatcaaattatatatatttttaagcatAAGTTTATGtcatataaaattataaattatatactAAATAGCAAACACAcgtaaattatttaattaaaaatgtattAATTATCTTATTGAACTTTATATTCTACCTGTTACCAATCATACAAATCACATTATAGTgattttgtaacttttgtattgtttggttatgagtattagattagaaaaaaaattaatttttactcCATCCCTTGGTAATATTTTAGAGTAATATAATATCATTTCAATAGAataatttttctattattttactAGAATTTCTATTctatttaaaaatatgaaaaaaaaatactattccAAAATgcaagattaaaaaaaatttaataatcttttcatcattttttttatccatattaatttttattcctATTCCTCCACACCAACTAATTGTCACTTATATTTAACATTCTTCTCCAATGAGTATACTAGATTACTATAGAAACATTCTCTgatgcatacatatatatatatatatacatatatatatatacatatatatatatacatatatatatatatatatacaatcacACATCAGCAACaagggaaagaagaaaaaagaccaaaaaaaaaaaaacggacACCAAAAAACTACTCATTTCTGGCCAAGTCGAGTTGAGAACAAGACTCCATCCTTTCTCCTGCTTTCCTTCCAAGCCTCAAGAACTTCATATGAAGAGGGCAAATTAGATTTATCCGAATGATGAACCCCATTTAACAGTTTTTCAAGTTCAGTCTCATCCACATCCACCAAGCTTTCAATTACACCAATTGTTGAGGAACTACCATGTAAAGGATCACTAGAGTCATCAATTGACGCTTCATCCGTAGTTATGCCTGTTGTGCTGGTTGGAAGGTTGCTTTCCCCATAATTATCAAGATCAAACTCCATGCCAGTGAAATCTATGCTGGAGCTAGGTTCAACAACAGATGACACTTTGAATGAGACATCACTTCTGTTAAGAGGAAGATCATCATCCGAGTCGGAATCAGAGTTGGAGTCTTCACCAAAGATCAATCCTACATTATCATCCAATGATGATTTACCTACGTTTTCACTGCCATATGCAATGGAACTAGAAAACATTCCTGACATGCCAGATTCACAGAGATGGTGCAATGCTCTCGATAAGTTCACGACTGTGGGTTCTGATTTTATATTACCGTTATCCAAAGAATCTAGCAGTTTCTCTAAGTTATTCCGACTGATTTTGTCTTTGTATTTCTCAAAAAGTTCTTTCCATTGCTCTTCACTGATTGTAAACGGGGCTAGAGCCATTGCACTTACCAGGGTGACAGCTCTCATATAGTCTTCTTGAGCTACATTTTGGAGCACCATTTCGGTGAAGTACAAAGGATTAGGAATATCTTCAGCTTCTAAGATAGCATTGAATGCATTCTCCAGCAAATGCCACTGTATTAAGAACAAAAATTAGCTGAATTCCCATAACTAAGCTCAATCAGTAACTAGCATTACAAACGACAGTGAAAACTATAATGTAAAATTTTGCCGTTACAGCAATGTAATATCCATGTTTCACCGTGAAATTGAGTTATATTGCGAGTCCCATTTTTATTGGCAATAAGATCCTGGCATGAAGTATTTGTTTAAACATAaacattgtaaaatatatttggaATTTGCTTTAGATATTAGATTGCATAAATATATTATCACTTTTATTAAGACAAAGGAATTACCTTCCCATTTCTGGATGCTTTCAGAagtagtgatgcatgtttagtttgATCTAGCTGGTATCCAGAGATAACCATCTCCTTGAACACAAACTCAAAGTATTCCCATTGGAGAGCGCTAGCAGATGCCTCAAGCATTGAGCTGTACGTGTACTTATCTGGGACGAGGAGCGTCTTAGGACCATCCAAAGATGGATAAGAATCAGGATTAGCATTCTTTATCTCTTCAAACAACTCTTTAGCTTTAGAGAACATATCGTTACAGCCATAAACTTTCAACATGATATTTATGGCCCCAATGTTAGGGGAGCAGTGATTTTTCATATTTTCAAAAATAGATATGCAGTCATCAATATGTCCACTTCGCATAGAAGACATTATCATGCCGGTGAAGGTGACTGCCAAAGGTCTAGCATTAGACAATTTCTTCATCTTCTCAACCTGCGCAGTTATGTTGCAAGAAAAATAAAGTTTCTGGGCCAACCAAAATACAAATACAAATAAGCCTCAAAGGTGAGAAATCAAGAAAAAGAACATTCTAACTTCCAGGATCTGGTGTAAGCAAGAAACAAGGTGACTGCAAAATTCAGAAAATAAGGGCATTCTTAACATTTTActataatcataaaaaaatcaaTGAGGGGTAGGTCACATCAGATGGTCAAGTCCATTAAGTTTGTGATTTGCTCATGGGAGATGGGACGTGCTTAGCATTAGCAAAATGCTAAAGTTTCTAATCTCCCGAAGATTTTCAGGGTTCAGCGGGGCGGTAGGACCACTGGACCAGCCATATTTAAACAATAAACATCACTAAGTACCCTAAATAATGGTTTCATATTAGTTTTTCGAATGTTTAGGTCTTAAAGAAAATACTTTTTAACAAGTCTTTGCATGTTATAGAAGTAGAAACAACTGCTTAAATCACAAAATGATAAGTAATAAAAAGCTAGTCCACTGCTTCAAGGTTGAACTTGAGGACCAAAACAAATCCTCTGTTCTAGGTTTTTCATTTACTAGTAAGCATCTCCAGTATAAATATTTGGTAGTATCAATTATATGAGCAGCATCCACAGGCATCACACAACTCAAAGTTGCACGATAAATTATACTGAAAGCCTGCCACAATGGATCCAGAATTCACAAACAAACAAATTTACCTCTAACATTGCATCTTCCCACCTTCCTATGCTACAGAGGCAGCAAGCTAACTCATAATATACACTGCTTGCTCCAACCACGCCCCTTTGTTCCATATCCCTGACAGCTTCAACAGCTTCATTCACTTTCCCTTCACACCACAAAGCTCTAACAAGAACTGAAgagacatgcatacaaatatgtATTATTCACTAAACATGCTTGAACAATTCCAGGAAAGGTACTAACAAAACTTACCTTTATACGTTAGAGCTTTTGGAGCCTCCCCACTTTTTCTCATTTTTCTAAAGTATCCGTGGACGAGGTCATACTTTCCAGATTGTAGCATTACCTTTCCAACAATAACAGTCAGCTTAAGACTCATGCATATATAACTAACAAATGAACAAATCATGCGATAGCTACCTCCATAGCAAGTCCATAAGTAGCTCCATTAGGTTTCAGACCACTCTTTCTTATCTCACTGAAAACCCAAGACACTGCCTTCCACTGCTGGGATGGCACACAAGCATTCAGTACCTGGTAAACAATTAGGAAATTTAAATGCCAACAAAATGTAGAGTAATCTATACCAggcaatgtataaataaaaaggCTGCCTTACAGCATTATATACAACAACATCAGGTTCAAGAACAGGATCCCAGTTCTTGAAgtgtatatttttaattttagaagGCTTCTTTCCCATACATTCCATAATGTTCAGCAATTCTTTCAGGTGACCAGCTTGACCAAGTGTGACAGCAATGCTATGATATGCAGCCATGTCAGGATATATATGACGATTTCCCTGGATGATCTAGTGTTAGAGAGTCCAACA
The genomic region above belongs to Humulus lupulus chromosome 1, drHumLupu1.1, whole genome shotgun sequence and contains:
- the LOC133807587 gene encoding pentatricopeptide repeat-containing protein At5g67570, chloroplastic isoform X2, which produces MEALSGAPRIPLRKFEPDTNKIKRKLVEKGVDPTPKIIHTLRKKEIQKHNRKLNTQTDRGPPPPPHVSEESHFKTLKREYKDFTKAVNSKTGVQTVGNPWERLDSLRLRELAGATTEYDGEKLRREELRELGQVFEARKRDELRWVLEDDLEISEEILNGEKKVWDPLKRRRGEVEVIQFLVDRLSSTKLAIKDWKLSRIMKQSGLAFTEGQLLRIIEGLGAKRCSQTAMAVVEWVYEDKERGRNKSRFVYTKLMAILGKARKPDHVLNVFNLMRGNRHIYPDMAAYHSIAVTLGQAGHLKELLNIMECMGKKPSKIKNIHFKNWDPVLEPDVVVYNAVLNACVPSQQWKAVSWVFSEIRKSGLKPNGATYGLAMEVMLQSGKYDLVHGYFRKMRKSGEAPKALTYKVLVRALWCEGKVNEAVEAVRDMEQRGVVGASSVYYELACCLCSIGRWEDAMLEVEKMKKLSNARPLAVTFTGMIMSSMRSGHIDDCISIFENMKNHCSPNIGAINIMLKVYGCNDMFSKAKELFEEIKNANPDSYPSLDGPKTLLVPDKYTYSSMLEASASALQWEYFEFVFKEMVISGYQLDQTKHASLLLKASRNGKWHLLENAFNAILEAEDIPNPLYFTEMVLQNVAQEDYMRAVTLVSAMALAPFTISEEQWKELFEKYKDKISRNNLEKLLDSLDNGNIKSEPTVVNLSRALHHLCESGMSGMFSSSIAYGSENVGKSSLDDNVGLIFGEDSNSDSDSDDDLPLNRSDVSFKVSSVVEPSSSIDFTGMEFDLDNYGESNLPTSTTGITTDEASIDDSSDPLHGSSSTIGVIESLVDVDETELEKLLNGVHHSDKSNLPSSYEVLEAWKESRRKDGVLFSTRLGQK
- the LOC133807587 gene encoding pentatricopeptide repeat-containing protein At5g67570, chloroplastic isoform X1; the protein is MYKLTQLQLTDVVVLNSYVTPRRRRREHSVYLNFERQDFYSAMEALSGAPRIPLRKFEPDTNKIKRKLVEKGVDPTPKIIHTLRKKEIQKHNRKLNTQTDRGPPPPPHVSEESHFKTLKREYKDFTKAVNSKTGVQTVGNPWERLDSLRLRELAGATTEYDGEKLRREELRELGQVFEARKRDELRWVLEDDLEISEEILNGEKKVWDPLKRRRGEVEVIQFLVDRLSSTKLAIKDWKLSRIMKQSGLAFTEGQLLRIIEGLGAKRCSQTAMAVVEWVYEDKERGRNKSRFVYTKLMAILGKARKPDHVLNVFNLMRGNRHIYPDMAAYHSIAVTLGQAGHLKELLNIMECMGKKPSKIKNIHFKNWDPVLEPDVVVYNAVLNACVPSQQWKAVSWVFSEIRKSGLKPNGATYGLAMEVMLQSGKYDLVHGYFRKMRKSGEAPKALTYKVLVRALWCEGKVNEAVEAVRDMEQRGVVGASSVYYELACCLCSIGRWEDAMLEVEKMKKLSNARPLAVTFTGMIMSSMRSGHIDDCISIFENMKNHCSPNIGAINIMLKVYGCNDMFSKAKELFEEIKNANPDSYPSLDGPKTLLVPDKYTYSSMLEASASALQWEYFEFVFKEMVISGYQLDQTKHASLLLKASRNGKWHLLENAFNAILEAEDIPNPLYFTEMVLQNVAQEDYMRAVTLVSAMALAPFTISEEQWKELFEKYKDKISRNNLEKLLDSLDNGNIKSEPTVVNLSRALHHLCESGMSGMFSSSIAYGSENVGKSSLDDNVGLIFGEDSNSDSDSDDDLPLNRSDVSFKVSSVVEPSSSIDFTGMEFDLDNYGESNLPTSTTGITTDEASIDDSSDPLHGSSSTIGVIESLVDVDETELEKLLNGVHHSDKSNLPSSYEVLEAWKESRRKDGVLFSTRLGQK